A window of the Chroogloeocystis siderophila 5.2 s.c.1 genome harbors these coding sequences:
- a CDS encoding phosphodiester glycosidase family protein has product MPRQVLFLLLTITLWLISTTSSAAQQLSPYAKPSAKPLLISQNSAPRLVAKGTQIALNSRTLPGAWSQWQQPTKSGMATAISDAGLMQLLGVELLNTKDVTKQSVQWFSEPKTSTFTLDAWHHNSYRYLNITQLATKLGWQIQTNGNTLQIKTPPATIKDIRQGKQVWGDRIVIDLDRPAFWQVTSQPLLAKPKSPSSTTDDDQPPNQEWLITIDATAQRSLLQRFRPSLPEQLTSAQDSDQTSVLQLESAPNLTTIRLSVPAGLSPRPSTLPNPNRLVIDLRPDAMVERDIQWASGIRWRQQFVTLGDSHFPVVLLEVNPRTTGLALKPISSATNSLTGTAPIITTAQQLNAAAAINGGFFNRKNQLPLGAIRRDGQWLSGPILNRGAIAWNDAGKFKFGRLQLQETIVTSSGQRLPVVTFNSGYVKPGIAHYTNTWGATYTPLIDNETIVVVQNNQVTRQIPGGAAGETTVPIPANGFLLALRANPQFASLLPIGATVRTENATSPADFASYPHILGGGPLLLQNRQIVLNAQAEGFSEAFSRQKAARSAIGVTATGNLLITAVHNRVNGIGPSLTEIARIMQHLGCVDALNLDGGSSTSLFLGGQLLDRSPRTAARVHNGLGIFLEPRT; this is encoded by the coding sequence ATGCCCCGCCAAGTCTTATTTTTGCTCTTAACAATCACATTGTGGTTGATATCGACTACTAGTAGTGCTGCGCAGCAGTTGTCGCCATACGCAAAGCCTTCGGCAAAGCCATTATTAATAAGTCAAAATTCTGCACCGCGCTTAGTTGCTAAAGGTACGCAAATTGCGCTCAATAGTCGTACGTTACCAGGTGCCTGGAGTCAATGGCAGCAGCCGACTAAATCCGGAATGGCAACAGCGATTAGCGACGCTGGACTCATGCAACTTTTAGGAGTTGAGTTATTAAACACGAAGGATGTCACCAAGCAATCCGTGCAATGGTTTTCTGAACCAAAAACCTCAACGTTTACATTAGATGCTTGGCATCATAATAGCTATCGCTATCTTAATATTACGCAATTAGCAACGAAGCTCGGCTGGCAAATTCAAACGAATGGGAATACGCTACAAATCAAAACTCCACCCGCAACGATTAAAGATATTCGCCAAGGTAAACAAGTATGGGGTGATCGCATTGTCATTGATTTAGACCGCCCAGCGTTTTGGCAAGTCACGTCACAGCCACTTCTTGCAAAACCTAAATCGCCATCATCCACAACTGATGACGATCAACCGCCGAATCAAGAATGGCTCATTACTATTGATGCGACAGCACAGCGATCGCTACTTCAACGCTTTCGACCAAGTTTACCTGAGCAACTCACCAGCGCTCAAGATAGCGACCAAACTTCGGTACTTCAACTAGAAAGCGCACCCAATTTGACAACGATCCGCCTCAGTGTTCCCGCTGGCTTATCGCCACGTCCAAGTACTTTACCCAACCCCAACCGCTTAGTCATCGATTTACGACCGGATGCAATGGTTGAACGCGATATACAATGGGCTTCTGGTATTCGTTGGCGACAGCAATTTGTTACATTGGGCGATTCGCACTTTCCTGTCGTTCTACTCGAAGTCAATCCACGCACAACAGGGCTAGCTCTCAAACCAATTTCTAGCGCCACAAATTCGCTGACTGGTACGGCACCAATTATCACAACTGCGCAACAATTAAATGCCGCAGCGGCAATCAACGGCGGTTTTTTCAATCGCAAAAATCAGTTACCCTTAGGAGCAATCCGGCGTGACGGACAATGGTTATCTGGCCCCATTCTCAACCGAGGCGCGATCGCTTGGAATGATGCTGGTAAATTCAAATTTGGACGGCTACAACTTCAAGAAACAATCGTTACTTCTTCTGGACAGCGTTTGCCGGTTGTGACGTTTAACAGTGGCTACGTCAAACCTGGTATTGCCCACTATACAAACACTTGGGGCGCGACATACACTCCTCTCATCGACAACGAAACTATTGTCGTTGTGCAAAATAACCAAGTCACTAGACAAATTCCTGGTGGTGCTGCTGGCGAAACAACAGTTCCGATTCCCGCCAACGGCTTCTTACTCGCGCTACGGGCAAATCCACAATTTGCTAGTTTACTACCCATAGGCGCAACCGTCCGCACCGAAAATGCGACAAGTCCTGCTGATTTTGCCAGTTACCCACATATTTTAGGCGGTGGACCGCTTCTATTGCAAAATCGTCAAATCGTGCTAAATGCGCAAGCTGAAGGCTTTAGTGAAGCTTTTAGCCGTCAAAAAGCCGCGCGAAGTGCTATTGGTGTAACCGCAACAGGCAATCTCCTCATCACTGCTGTCCACAATCGCGTTAATGGCATTGGTCCAAGCTTGACCGAAATTGCCCGAATCATGCAACATCTCGGCTGTGTTGATGCTTTAAATCTCGACGGTGGTAGCTCAACAAGTCTTTTCTTAGGAGGACAGTTACTCGATCGCTCTCCCCGTACCGCCGCCCGCGTCCACAACGGATTAGGTATTTTTCTCGAACCTCGTACCTAA